One Chlorobaculum limnaeum genomic window carries:
- a CDS encoding lysophospholipid acyltransferase family protein: MYVILTLLGVIVRKLDRRQARRFAVLIGDFMHRVLGIRRDLVYRNLSLTFPDKSPDEIRRIARGVYRNVASALLEVLNLPLIRSREDAAALVDIEGDTAFEEWRRAGKGGAVLISAHYGNWELMAMAFGLMIRPITIIVKRLRNRMVDQKMNGFRTMQGNRIVYPRQSVRAGLRLLQNGGTLAILGDQSDPDEANFGEFLGRRATILHGAAFFALRAKVPLFMPICTSNGDGRYTITVSQIDTSGLTFNKADIATLAARYTSAIEAQILRRPEEWFWLHDRWKRS; the protein is encoded by the coding sequence ATGTACGTCATACTCACCCTGCTCGGAGTTATAGTGCGGAAACTCGACCGGCGTCAGGCACGCCGGTTTGCCGTCCTGATCGGGGATTTTATGCATCGCGTGCTCGGTATCCGGCGCGACCTCGTCTATCGAAACCTCAGTCTCACCTTTCCTGACAAATCACCGGACGAAATTCGCCGGATCGCCAGGGGCGTTTACCGAAACGTGGCCTCGGCGCTGCTCGAAGTCCTCAATCTGCCGTTGATCCGGAGCCGGGAGGACGCAGCCGCGCTGGTCGATATTGAGGGCGATACCGCATTCGAGGAGTGGCGTCGCGCCGGAAAGGGTGGCGCAGTGCTCATTTCAGCCCATTACGGCAACTGGGAGCTGATGGCGATGGCTTTCGGCCTCATGATCCGCCCCATCACTATCATCGTCAAACGGTTGCGCAACCGGATGGTCGATCAGAAGATGAACGGGTTCCGCACCATGCAGGGGAACCGCATCGTATACCCGCGTCAATCGGTCAGGGCGGGGTTGCGCCTGCTACAGAATGGCGGCACGCTGGCTATACTCGGCGACCAGTCTGACCCGGACGAGGCGAATTTCGGCGAGTTTCTCGGGCGGCGGGCCACCATATTGCACGGCGCGGCTTTTTTTGCGCTCCGGGCGAAAGTGCCGCTCTTCATGCCCATCTGCACGAGCAACGGCGACGGGCGTTACACCATCACCGTCAGCCAGATCGACACCTCCGGCCTCACCTTCAACAAGGCGGATATCGCCACGCTCGCCGCCCGCTACACCAGCGCCATTGAAGCACAGATCCTCCGTCGCCCCGAAGAGTGGTTCTGGCTGCACGATCGCTGGAAGCGAAGCTGA
- a CDS encoding ABC transporter permease, translating to MKLFQNSVYLAWADTKARYKKSVLGPFWPVLTNLIGVLGLSVVWANLLNENMTTFVPSLTLGLIAWQLISGTLIDGPITFYRQAGMIKNVAIPAWFFVLRLLARHTINMLHNVVIVIGVMFFFKVAVTWNTLLIIPGLVLVLMNLFWIMFLLGMLGARFRDIEHLVNSAVPMLFFVSPVVYRINRLPENFNIVWFNPLSYFIEVVRAPVLGQIPGHNAYIIMIALFISGSLMTWAYYKTYGKRLAFWV from the coding sequence ATGAAGCTTTTTCAGAATAGCGTTTATTTAGCTTGGGCCGATACCAAGGCTCGTTACAAAAAGAGTGTTCTTGGGCCATTCTGGCCAGTACTTACTAATCTGATAGGTGTACTTGGTCTTAGTGTAGTTTGGGCTAATCTGCTTAATGAAAACATGACTACTTTTGTTCCTTCTCTGACTTTAGGGCTGATAGCATGGCAATTGATATCAGGAACTTTGATCGACGGTCCGATAACTTTTTATCGTCAGGCGGGGATGATAAAAAATGTAGCAATTCCTGCATGGTTTTTCGTGTTACGACTTTTGGCGCGTCATACCATCAATATGTTACATAATGTTGTGATTGTTATTGGTGTGATGTTCTTTTTTAAAGTAGCAGTTACATGGAATACGTTATTGATCATTCCGGGACTCGTTTTGGTACTCATGAACCTTTTCTGGATCATGTTTTTACTTGGAATGCTCGGAGCGCGATTTCGTGATATTGAACACCTTGTTAACAGCGCAGTACCTATGCTCTTTTTTGTAAGCCCGGTTGTATATCGAATCAATCGACTACCTGAAAATTTCAATATAGTCTGGTTCAATCCATTGAGTTATTTCATTGAGGTTGTCAGGGCTCCAGTACTTGGCCAGATTCCGGGACACAATGCATACATTATTATGATAGCGCTGTTTATATCAGGATCGTTAATGACCTGGGCATATTATAAAACTTATGGTAAACGTCTTGCTTTCTGGGTTTGA
- a CDS encoding ABC transporter ATP-binding protein, with translation MANITFDNVTIRYPVYDSHGLSLRSQLMRVATGGSIEKNARSTLVTALNDVNFILKDGDAVGLIGHNGSGKSTLLRTMAGIYPPDKGQVTREGKTATVFEIGAGLDYELSGYDNIIHLGLMMGLRYKEAKALTPDIEEFTELGNFLQLPIRTYSSGMTMRLMFAVATAVTPEILLIDEMFSVGDAGFQEKSLARIKKMIGSAKIFVFASHDHHLLKAYCNRIFRLEHGILQEIQYEAFV, from the coding sequence ATGGCAAATATTACTTTCGATAACGTAACCATACGTTACCCTGTTTACGATAGCCATGGTTTGTCTTTGAGAAGTCAGCTCATGAGAGTGGCAACTGGTGGAAGCATAGAAAAAAATGCAAGAAGCACGCTGGTTACTGCATTAAATGATGTGAACTTTATTCTCAAGGATGGCGATGCAGTGGGACTCATAGGTCATAATGGTTCCGGCAAAAGCACCTTGTTACGTACCATGGCCGGTATTTATCCTCCCGATAAAGGTCAGGTAACTCGTGAGGGTAAAACAGCGACCGTATTCGAGATAGGTGCCGGGCTGGATTATGAGCTTTCTGGCTACGACAACATTATTCATCTGGGTTTGATGATGGGATTGAGATATAAGGAAGCAAAAGCCTTGACCCCGGATATTGAAGAGTTTACAGAGTTGGGTAACTTTTTGCAACTGCCGATTCGTACCTACTCATCTGGAATGACAATGCGACTAATGTTTGCTGTTGCCACTGCTGTAACGCCCGAGATTTTGCTTATTGACGAAATGTTTTCTGTTGGTGATGCAGGTTTCCAGGAAAAAAGCTTGGCTCGTATAAAAAAAATGATTGGGTCGGCCAAGATTTTCGTTTTTGCTTCTCACGATCATCATTTACTTAAAGCCTATTGTAACAGGATATTCCGTTTAGAACATGGTATTCTTCAGGAAATACAATATGAGGCTTTTGTTTGA
- a CDS encoding glycosyltransferase family 2 protein, which translates to MLEAIDSLACGAGRDIEIIVVDDGSTDNSANVVSEWMHNALLPCMLIKQSNRGPSAARMLGLSYARGEYIGFCDSDDFVDVASFKKAISIAKNYQCDVILLRSVVFDSVTGESYDFYDTHWWDYILQEKAFAVVTAISAPAVFRLEPNANTRLLKRSFIEKENLSFPLGLDFFEDFTFHVAELAAAKIFMYDKTGYYYRVNRAGKLTEQKSTKRFDMLKSVDLAFKEASSRNVNMSGWAYIICIACRVMYWCGQNTLVKDRRRFFELSTELIQKNVSKELFCVCMETFIDEQEKVLLSALKVGAVNFLVTHASAGRIRAVDTFRLLLSKDYGKEARRVVIKMFFSKVKSSLYNK; encoded by the coding sequence GTGCTCGAAGCAATCGACTCATTGGCTTGTGGAGCAGGCAGAGATATTGAGATAATTGTTGTTGATGATGGTAGTACAGATAATAGCGCGAATGTTGTGTCGGAATGGATGCATAATGCTTTATTGCCGTGTATGCTTATAAAGCAATCCAATAGAGGTCCTTCTGCGGCAAGAATGCTTGGGTTGTCATACGCTCGAGGAGAATATATAGGTTTTTGTGATAGTGATGATTTTGTTGATGTTGCATCATTTAAAAAAGCAATATCCATTGCTAAAAATTATCAATGCGATGTCATTTTATTGCGTTCGGTAGTGTTTGATAGTGTTACGGGGGAGTCTTATGATTTTTATGATACGCATTGGTGGGATTATATATTGCAGGAAAAAGCATTTGCCGTGGTAACGGCAATTTCGGCTCCGGCAGTATTTCGTTTGGAGCCGAATGCTAATACACGTTTGTTGAAAAGATCATTTATAGAAAAAGAAAATTTGTCGTTTCCGTTGGGTTTGGATTTTTTTGAGGATTTTACTTTTCATGTCGCAGAACTGGCTGCTGCTAAAATATTTATGTATGATAAGACTGGATATTATTACAGGGTCAATCGAGCCGGGAAGCTAACTGAACAAAAAAGTACCAAGCGTTTTGATATGTTGAAAAGTGTCGATTTGGCTTTTAAAGAAGCATCGTCAAGAAATGTCAATATGTCAGGTTGGGCTTATATTATTTGTATTGCTTGTCGTGTAATGTATTGGTGTGGTCAAAATACTCTTGTTAAGGATAGGAGACGTTTTTTTGAATTGTCAACTGAATTGATTCAGAAGAATGTCAGTAAAGAGTTATTCTGTGTTTGCATGGAAACATTTATTGATGAACAAGAAAAAGTGCTGTTATCAGCACTTAAAGTTGGAGCTGTAAATTTCCTTGTGACGCATGCTTCTGCCGGTAGGATTCGTGCAGTTGATACATTTCGATTGCTGTTGAGTAAGGATTATGGCAAGGAAGCGAGACGTGTCGTTATCAAGATGTTTTTTTCAAAAGTTAAGTCATCGTTATATAATAAGTGA
- a CDS encoding glycosyltransferase — protein sequence MLRSQEIKRFAARLQSGALGRYYEEDVARCRINFYGLKIWPDNIEYPVVFIGVRSGLEIIRLLYDYDPLKIVVVEGNEKIIKELISVLQGCERLNWSERVFFCRSMSKLEEYIVGDVIGMIRVDVEKFYWSDLLKILNTYTINYICGEFDPVDVDPMEVYRTSRDKTKRFHWRVLGMTMPLVERDKKCMYEVSVVIPSYKVLPWIDRCMSSLVDQTIESIEIIAVDDGSPDDTGKRLDEWASLYPQKVRVIHKKNGGCASARNCGLYEARGEYVAFVDADDWVDKRMFSELYRSAIMNGTDVAECGYTEYFENTGKVKNYPSTSMSVDKSEVGGLVNDPRLHLVVKPTIWRRIYRKDFLTSNSICFPEDIRRFDDLPFQFEVLSRVPKMSQIPECYYFYRQEREGQDVMVRDNRLFVHFKIFDWLHERVGVWCDTKINRYMLLCKINTHRWALSKIEKKYLFAYLRAAINDIVHYHGSIDRIELFGKILKKGGPFILAGIILISLFGPGKIPDDN from the coding sequence ATGTTAAGATCTCAAGAAATAAAAAGATTTGCGGCCAGATTGCAGAGTGGTGCACTCGGGAGATATTATGAGGAGGATGTAGCAAGATGCAGAATAAATTTTTATGGGTTGAAGATATGGCCTGATAATATAGAATATCCTGTTGTGTTTATTGGCGTTAGGTCAGGCCTTGAAATAATCCGATTGTTGTATGATTATGATCCTTTGAAGATTGTTGTTGTTGAGGGTAATGAAAAAATTATTAAAGAATTGATTTCAGTTCTCCAAGGTTGTGAAAGATTAAATTGGTCAGAGAGAGTTTTTTTTTGCCGATCTATGTCAAAGCTTGAGGAGTATATTGTCGGTGACGTTATAGGTATGATTCGTGTTGATGTAGAAAAGTTTTATTGGTCTGATTTGTTGAAGATATTAAATACATATACTATTAATTATATTTGTGGTGAGTTTGATCCCGTTGACGTTGATCCAATGGAAGTATATAGAACGTCGAGAGATAAGACGAAAAGATTTCATTGGCGAGTATTAGGGATGACGATGCCATTGGTTGAACGTGATAAAAAATGTATGTATGAAGTGTCTGTTGTCATTCCTTCATATAAGGTTCTTCCATGGATAGATCGTTGTATGAGTTCATTGGTTGATCAAACTATAGAATCAATAGAGATTATTGCTGTCGATGATGGTTCTCCAGATGATACCGGCAAGCGATTGGATGAATGGGCTTCACTATATCCGCAAAAGGTTAGAGTTATTCATAAAAAAAATGGTGGTTGTGCTTCGGCAAGAAACTGTGGTTTATATGAGGCTCGTGGAGAATATGTGGCTTTTGTTGATGCTGATGATTGGGTTGACAAAAGAATGTTTTCAGAGCTGTATCGTTCAGCAATTATGAACGGTACAGATGTCGCTGAGTGTGGATATACGGAATATTTTGAAAATACTGGAAAAGTAAAGAATTATCCATCGACATCCATGAGTGTCGATAAAAGTGAAGTTGGTGGACTGGTAAATGATCCACGTTTACATCTTGTAGTAAAACCAACGATATGGAGAAGGATATATAGAAAAGATTTTTTAACCAGTAATTCAATATGTTTTCCTGAGGATATACGGCGTTTTGATGATCTGCCTTTTCAGTTTGAAGTGCTGTCAAGAGTGCCAAAGATGTCACAGATTCCTGAGTGTTATTATTTTTATAGACAGGAGCGCGAAGGACAGGATGTTATGGTTAGAGATAATAGACTATTTGTTCATTTTAAAATATTTGACTGGTTACATGAACGGGTCGGCGTATGGTGTGATACTAAGATTAATAGGTATATGCTGCTATGTAAGATTAATACTCACAGATGGGCACTGTCGAAAATAGAAAAAAAATATCTGTTTGCATATTTGAGAGCAGCCATTAATGACATTGTTCATTATCATGGTTCTATTGATAGAATAGAACTGTTTGGTAAGATTTTGAAAAAAGGAGGGCCGTTTATTCTTGCTGGCATAATACTGATATCGTTGTTTGGGCCTGGAAAGATACCTGATGATAATTAG
- the glf gene encoding UDP-galactopyranose mutase has translation MKKNISIVGAGFSGAVIARELANAGHKVVVYDSRDHIGGNCHTERDLATDIMMHVYGPHIFHTSNDYVWNYVQQFDEFIPYINRVKSIYNGRVYSLPINLMTINAFYGKTLSPKEAQEYIQSIGDRTVENPQTFEEQALRFVGKELYEAFFKGYTKKQWGLHPSELSANILKRLPVRFNYDDNYYSSKYQGIPRNGYTQVIQNILDHRGIEIKLNSTFLRDQAEGFDHVFYSGPIDAWFNYSEGRLGYRTLDFIIERHEGDYQGNAVINYGNEEVPWTRISEHKHFAPWENHEKTIIYKEYSRQCLVNDIPYYPIRLIGDKTLLSRYVQKAKNEKKITFVGRLGTYRYLDMHVSIAEALNAADCFLNSQETGEEMPAFIVDPLN, from the coding sequence ATGAAAAAAAATATATCGATAGTTGGCGCTGGTTTTTCCGGTGCTGTTATTGCAAGAGAGCTAGCTAATGCAGGCCATAAGGTAGTTGTATATGACAGTCGTGACCACATAGGAGGAAATTGTCACACTGAACGTGATCTGGCGACTGATATTATGATGCATGTCTATGGGCCTCATATATTTCATACCAGCAATGATTATGTCTGGAACTATGTGCAGCAATTTGATGAATTTATTCCTTATATCAATCGTGTTAAATCAATTTATAACGGTCGAGTTTATTCACTTCCAATAAATCTGATGACGATAAATGCATTTTATGGAAAGACACTATCTCCGAAAGAGGCTCAGGAATATATTCAGTCTATTGGTGATCGCACTGTAGAAAATCCACAAACATTCGAGGAGCAGGCTTTACGTTTTGTTGGAAAAGAGCTGTATGAAGCATTTTTCAAAGGTTACACTAAAAAGCAATGGGGGCTCCATCCGTCAGAACTATCTGCAAATATCCTCAAACGATTGCCTGTCCGCTTTAATTATGATGATAACTATTATTCCAGCAAATATCAAGGCATTCCTCGGAACGGATACACTCAAGTGATTCAAAATATTCTTGATCATCGAGGAATAGAAATTAAACTTAACTCTACTTTTTTACGTGATCAGGCAGAAGGATTCGATCATGTATTTTATAGTGGACCGATTGATGCCTGGTTTAATTATTCTGAAGGACGGTTGGGATACCGAACACTTGATTTTATCATTGAAAGACATGAGGGAGATTATCAGGGAAATGCAGTGATTAATTATGGGAATGAGGAGGTGCCATGGACAAGAATATCAGAGCACAAGCATTTTGCTCCATGGGAGAATCATGAGAAGACGATTATTTATAAGGAATATAGCCGTCAGTGTCTTGTAAATGATATTCCATATTATCCTATACGTCTTATTGGTGACAAAACATTGCTAAGCCGATATGTACAGAAGGCTAAAAATGAAAAGAAGATAACGTTTGTCGGACGGCTGGGGACTTACCGTTATCTGGATATGCATGTGAGTATTGCTGAGGCTCTTAATGCAGCAGATTGTTTTCTGAATAGTCAAGAAACGGGTGAAGAGATGCCTGCTTTTATTGTTGATCCATTGAACTGA
- a CDS encoding glycosyltransferase, with protein MKLYAVIVTYNRLERLKRTLEATLGENPAGVLVVNNASTDGTTEWLSNVEDKHIKILNLPENKGGAGGFHAGFKWIVENTDAEWLVCYDDDAYPQDGAYTAFKKLPLSNQIGGVAAAVYLPDGQIAEMNRPSINPFTNIKTIVKAAIGGRMGFHISDDWYRLKVNKKIDQSSFVGLFLRVSLVRDVWGYPDENLFIYADDMIYTNQVSHSGYDILFAPTVEFVHDCITLIQQKAVYNPLWKAFYTYRNGLKLYRLMAGHLFWLVVLPKIFVWILNTRHYKNKKVYLRLSIIAIFDGLFEKYDRPHIEVIKISEC; from the coding sequence ATGAAGCTATATGCAGTAATAGTGACATACAATCGGCTTGAACGATTGAAAAGAACACTGGAAGCTACTCTTGGAGAGAATCCAGCGGGAGTTCTTGTTGTAAATAATGCTTCAACTGATGGTACAACAGAATGGCTTTCGAATGTAGAAGATAAACATATAAAAATACTTAACTTGCCGGAAAACAAGGGTGGTGCAGGAGGTTTTCACGCAGGTTTCAAATGGATAGTCGAAAATACCGATGCTGAATGGCTGGTATGTTATGACGATGATGCGTATCCACAAGATGGCGCATATACTGCTTTTAAGAAATTGCCTTTATCCAATCAGATTGGCGGTGTTGCTGCTGCCGTATATCTGCCGGATGGTCAGATCGCAGAAATGAATCGTCCAAGTATAAATCCCTTCACAAATATAAAGACAATAGTAAAAGCTGCTATAGGCGGCAGAATGGGATTTCATATATCTGATGATTGGTATCGTTTAAAAGTCAATAAAAAAATTGACCAATCATCATTTGTTGGGCTATTTCTTCGTGTTTCACTTGTCAGAGATGTATGGGGGTATCCGGATGAAAACCTGTTTATATATGCTGATGATATGATTTATACCAATCAAGTGTCTCATAGTGGTTATGATATTCTGTTTGCGCCCACGGTAGAATTTGTTCATGACTGTATTACTCTTATTCAGCAAAAAGCTGTTTACAATCCGTTGTGGAAAGCATTTTATACCTATCGCAATGGTTTGAAGCTATACCGTTTAATGGCGGGTCATCTTTTCTGGTTAGTTGTTTTACCAAAAATATTTGTATGGATACTAAATACACGTCACTATAAAAATAAAAAAGTATACTTGAGGCTATCAATTATAGCAATATTTGATGGGTTATTTGAAAAATATGATAGGCCACATATAGAAGTTATTAAAATTAGTGAATGTTGA